The window ATGAACAGTTTTGCCGTTGGCATTAGCTTACTTTAGCTATCCGCAGCTGATAACATCTGCTCGCAACACTTGTCATTTTAAGCCAACATTTTCCACTGTTCTTGGCCAGAAATGAACATGTGTGCCTGTTTACTTCTGTGCCTACTTGGAGACTCACTGTTTTAAAAATTTACTGCAAATTTTAATGTGCCACAGTTGTAGTAAACTGCGTATATGCCGTGTGAGAAAGGAAGCTTGATAGGCTTTGCAGCAGTCGGGGTCAGGGCCTAGTGTACGGTCAATTTAAACAGTTATAGTGTTACAGTTAACAGTCGTATTCAAAGACACTGAAGGCAGATGTGTTTTCAACTGGTGTCATTAAGTccctctgatgtgtgtgtgtgtgtgtgtgtgtgtgtgtgtgtgtgtgtgtgttagtgtgtatCATTCTATATGTTTCCCGCTGCCCTCtagctctttcttttcttgagCATCTCTAGATACATGCCGAGAGACTTCTGAATGGACTCTTTGGTGATGAAGCTGACAAAGTGGTGAATATCAGCCTCTCTGTTGGACATCAGCTTGTCGATGACTGGCTTCCTCATCATGGACTTGGTGATCTGTCTGGCGTGGTCTGTAAAGAGAACAGGTGCACAGTGAGCTCACCCACAGACCTCCAGTGGCCTTAAAACTAATTCGGTATAGTTCTCAGTGACCTGACTTAAGCTTAAGATAATTTTATAGACAATAATATGCTATGAATTTCATGCCTGCTTgtcaagcagcagcacaactaacagtgtgtctgcgtgtctTTTCATTCTATTATCTTTACTATTTTGAATCTTTACTGACATGATTTGACTTGTCTACTTTGTTGAGCAAATTTTCACTTTCCCTGAAGCTGACAGCAGCGTGCTGGCCACACTATGGGAGGTCACTCCAGAGTTGTTGGAGAATCACTAAGCCTGTCTACTGGACACAAGGTTTAGGCActtttaggtttaggtttatttttctttgccaACACAAGAGTATCTTCGTTTGCTTCCTGGgttcctgaagaggagtttttgcTGAGACTCACTCTTTGGCAGTTTTGTAaggagcactgactgcctccttggtggaggacattttctagttcagtatctagttatcattatggattttctgtgtatttcgcctgttcacactgataaaGACTCTTAAAAATAACATTGAGTGTTATTTGTTTTCGCCAGTTGATCTAGACTTCTGACACTAAACAAAAATCAGATGTGAATTACATTCTTAATGTATCCTTTTCAATGTGATCATGTTATGGTATGCTATAACCTAAACCTCCTATTCTTAAAGAGCTATATAGTGTGTTTTATACCTGGAATACTCAACCACTTGGTCattgtctgtgtggctgtggtgAGGACCTGGTCTTCAGGTACCAGCTGGTCCACCAGTCCTACCGTCAGGGCTTCTGAAGGCTTGTAGAGCAGCCCCAACTCCAGAGCGATCTCTGTGGTTCGGTGGCCCACTGTGTTAATCATGGTGTCCTTaaacctgcagacagcagcagtaattGAATCCTACGATCATCATGAACATAACCACAACGACAGTCACAGGCGTTGTCATAACTCCTCACCAAAAGGGCGCTACGATGCCGAGCTGCGTCTCATTAAGGCCGATCGTGTAACGAGGGTTGTCCGCCATTATCCTGTAGTCACACGTCAGAGACATCAGACAGCCACCTGCTGGACTGGAACCCTGTGGAAGCAGTGACGAGGTGGGCTAAGGGCTAATCTGCAAGACGTTTGAGCCtcttatttctctgtttgtgtttaatcCGTACATTGATGGCAGCTATGGTGACCATGTTGGAGCCGTAGAGCTTCAGCCACATCTCCTGAACGGCTTTCCAGAACTCTCCACAGTGCTCTGGACTCTTCCTGTACATCTCCATGATGTCCAGCCCGGCAGAGAACACCTTGGGCTGGCTCTGGATTGAAGCaacatacgcacacacgcagattAGAAGCATTTTTATAATACACTTCAACttataataatataaacaaAGCCAACATCATCTTAATGATCAGGAGACGGCACCGAGGTGATGATGAGGCCTCGGCAGCTCTTATCCATCTCCAGCTTTTCCACAGCGATGCTGATCTCTGTGAGGAAATCTAAGCTGAGGCTGTTGACCGGTGGACTCTGCAGGCACATCACAGCCACACCTACATGGAGACAGACATGATGATCTTTTAGCTGAATGCTCCAGTGTCTGGATTAAAGAACCCTGCGATATAACGGGTTCcaggagagagagtgatggtGACGATGGCTAAATCGTTACCCGTGCTTTGGTCAAAATCCACTTTGAGTTTAGGCGAGGTGGAATTATTCCTCTGCTGAGCGACGAGGAcgggagacacacacactctgccatgactgctgcaggaggacCACTGGGAAAGAAGAcctgcatgcacgcacacacacgtgcgcgcacacacacacacacaaacacacacacacacacacacacacacacacacacaaagtaaaagtaaatgCACCATCCAGTTTCACTCAGGGACCTCAGGTTAATTACTTTACTTTTGATTGAGCTTATCTGTATTGCCAGCTtcctggttgttgttgttgtaatgaGTCATAAGTGTCCTCCTGTTAATCATTAGTCTGGCACCATTAATATCCCACcctccaaccacacacacacacacacacacacacacacacacacactcaatcagTTACAACCACTCCGTTCTGTTTTGTACACTTTTGTTCATTTGGGCTGCATCtaaccattattttcattgtcaataTAATTAGATGACTTAAACCGCTTGATCAACTAGAGTGCTGCTGTGCTATTGATCATGACTGACATTATTTTCAATAACTGCCCCTCGGAGATCTTCTCTAATTCAATCTCTCGTcttttaaataacattttaggTCATTTGAGTGCGGTTTGTCCTTAACGCTGCATCACAGTCAGGGGACATCATTCAAGTTGTGAACTCAGTCAGTAACTTACATCACATTAACTACAACCTGACCTGCTAAGACAATGACAGGTGCCTGTAGGTGTAAAAGCATTTACAGGCTTTTTGTATGACTGATGGTTAAGTTGAAGAGCATCGGTGTCCTGTGACCTTTGCTCCAGTTTCTGCAGACTGCAGCTAACACGGCTAACTCGGCTCTAGCAGGCGAGGTGGCAGTTGTCAATATTATTGAAAAAAACGACGCAGACAATCAAATCACCTCTTCACAATGTCCCTACATAGTCAGACATACCTGACAAGCCGCACTTGTTCCTCAATGAAGCTCTCAAAGCCATTTTGACTCGGTCAGCTGCCTCGATGGAGAGCCGCACTGACAAGACTGGACTAACCCTGAGGTGGTTTCCAGGGCAACAGCGCCCCCTTCTGCTTCGGAGTGTGAAGCGCAGACTGCGCTAATAAAGCTGTTATCAGGAGGCAGCGACACTCCCACCAGGTGTGTAtatgcgtgcgtgcgcgcgcgcgtgtggtTACCACATCATATAACGCCTGCGTTCTTCTTTAATCTGTCATCTTGACTGTTCACATACAGCATGTGATGGTTCATAATTACAATCTGCTGACTCTACTTGGCAATGATCACATAGACCGACTGGATGCCTACTAACAATCTTAAGTGCGCTGTTTAAATTAATGCAACACAGTCTTGTTCTGTTAAATAATACTTCCTCTTTCTGACATCTGCCCATATTTCTGAATGTTTAGTTGACTTTGTTTTGCAAAGAAACCTTCCAGTTGTCCAGTCTTCCACTGCTCTTGCCACTTTCCTCTTGACTTATGCTCTTGATCTGTTTGGCTACTTATTGGAACTTCTAGATCTATTGTGTCACATTACAAAGTCTGTTTAACAAGTCCATCCACCTCTGTGATTGGTAGCATCTAGAAATGTAGATTTAGAGCAGAAGAGCAATGCAGACAGTCATATTATTATAATTCTGTTGATGAATgatattattatttcttttttgctaTGAGGCAGAAGATATTATAGCTTTTCcaccactacatttatttgacagctgtagttgctagtttattttgagttttcCTGTTTGCAAGCTTTGTGCAAAGCTAAACCAACTGGCTGCTAgctatagcttcatattcactTCACAAATGTGACAGTGGCATCAGTCTTCTCAACTAACTAACTCTCAGCAtgaaagtgtatttcccaatatgttgaactattcctttaaattttCACGGGCTGACTGGTGCAGTTAACATGGTACGATAAAATTGTGTACATTTGTGAAATACATTGGTGGTTCTGATGAAAcatattaatatttcatgtgCTAGTGTCTGTGACTGTCATCTGCATTCTACTGATGCTCTTCGGCCTTCTGGGAAATATACTGACAATTCTGGTGGTTTGGCTCCGACCGCACATGAGAAGCTCTACATACCTCTACCTGAGCAGCATGGCTGTGAGTGATCTGCtgatactgctgctgctgcctctggatCTGTataaggtacacacacacacacacacacacacacagacacacacacacacacacacacacacccaaggTGCACCTTtctacatgcatgcatatacggtGATATAAATCATACTGATGTTTTGGCTAAAGGTGCATCACACCACAAATTACAGAGCACTGATGTGAATGAAGGCGGGGACATGATGCATTTGCTTCCTTATGAGAACTGTGGTCCAAAAGTGGTTTAAACAAGCCATCGCTGTCTTCCCCTGAGGGGAATCCCTGCTGCCAAATTAAGTTTGCTTCTATTACACTCAAGAGTCATGTCATACCCAGAGTTTTCTGACATGATTC of the Chaetodon auriga isolate fChaAug3 chromosome 16, fChaAug3.hap1, whole genome shotgun sequence genome contains:
- the eci1 gene encoding enoyl-CoA delta isomerase 1, mitochondrial, translating into MALRASLRNKCGLSGLLSQWSSCSSHGRVCVSPVLVAQQRNNSTSPKLKVDFDQSTGVAVMCLQSPPVNSLSLDFLTEISIAVEKLEMDKSCRGLIITSSQPKVFSAGLDIMEMYRKSPEHCGEFWKAVQEMWLKLYGSNMVTIAAINGSSPAGGCLMSLTCDYRIMADNPRYTIGLNETQLGIVAPFWFKDTMINTVGHRTTEIALELGLLYKPSEALTVGLVDQLVPEDQVLTTATQTMTKWLSIPDHARQITKSMMRKPVIDKLMSNREADIHHFVSFITKESIQKSLGMYLEMLKKRKS